The Papilio machaon chromosome 17, ilPapMach1.1, whole genome shotgun sequence genome segment TCATTTCTGGCGATCAAAAGGCACAATCAATGAAAATTCAACTGTGATACTTTACATGACATAGTAACTGTTCATAGAAATTTCATGGTTTTGACACTATTTGTATACTTGGCTTctacatatttaatgttaaaatgtacAGAGCCAACAGACATAGGTgggttaaatatataaattgttgtaaTGTGGTTGCACTgccttttttcattttcatataaGTAGGTACATGAGCCAGTAAGGCATTGGAtctaaaatgataataaaatatatttatatattacttaataatatattaccaTTGTTCTCTAATATTAGTCAGGTCAAAATAACAACTCACTATCTAAGAGTActttgtgtatattttaaaatggataCAGATCTTGGAGACCTaaagacaaatatttaaaattgatttctccaatgtataaaaagttttcaattcaATGGTAAATGTCAAACATGtcgtttttttacttatttaacagGAACTCATGTAAATAGAGTTCCCAatcaatcataatttttttaatttttttcacaatatGCTGCGTGAAATCACTGGTATTGCagcatataaatgtaaaactgcAATTTTCTACTGAAGTTTGAACACTTCATTGcaagttaaataaagaattttatagTTCACTTTctcaacaaacaaaaattacaaaacaaaattacatagtTTTCCAAATacatatgatttaaaaataaatcaggtTTAACACACAACACAAGACGGACCAGATTACTTCATTACCAATGACATAAggtttaagtataaaaataacaatgactAATACACACATTTTCAAATGTATTATCAGCCTGTCTTATCAGAATATTATCACAATTCTCAAGAAACCTATCTACAATCCTTATAAGAATAGATAACAGGTGTTGTCAATATAAGCCTTTTAAGGCTAAACTTTAACACATTCCATGCCAATTTTTTTGCATGAAAATGAACTGGGATTGGCAATTCAGTAGCAATGAATGTGTTAAATAGTTTCCATAAGGTTCcatattaatgtattaaagaCCAAAACCAGtcgaataaataatatgaataatggAACGCGCAGTTTATTAGATATCAgacaatattttcaaaaaattgtgcttgaaattttgtaaaagatagGTAACTATTCTTGCTATTCTTCACTATTTCTATATGCATTATTGCATTATTATTGCAAGATTTATTTCatagattatttaatgttCTAATGATTTTGATATGAATGAATTTTGAATATGATTCCAGCTATAGATCTATAATGTATAGATAGTATTTCATACAAGTTTGTCGTTTAATTGAGATTTTCgaaatgtcattttgaaaTGCAAATTACAACACTGAGGTCATCACTTTTGTCGTCTGGATTAGGTATCTATAGGTATCTATAATTCTATAATTAAAGATATTGATTAATACCTGTAAGAAAAGCTTAGTAGTAAAGGGCAGCACAAACTTATCTTTCTTCTATTTAGAAATAACATGTATTATGACGTTCGTCATTTCAACAGACTCCAAAGGTCACTTACCGTGAGCGTGAGGGATCTGGAGGTCGGCACGGCTGGTGTGAAATCATTTGTCGAGGACCCCTGCGAGGATTGACTATCACACGAAAAGTCTGAGTGGTTCGATTGACTATCACTAACTTCCAGCTTCATTGTCATCAGTTCAAGCTCTTTTCAATTCAAAGAACAAGACGGAAGATGATTTACGTAATTGTCTTTAACGTTATCGCGTTAACATGAAATCGTAATAACTATAGAACATTCAACGACGTTTCACGAATTTGACAGTTCTAATTATgacagcaacaacaacaaaataaaacgcgTCAAAGAAATTATACACGAACGAGAACACAACATTGATGAGTCATCAGTGCAGTTTGCACGGTGACGTCGTCTTCGCTTTGGGGATGCCCTTCTCCTAAGAATTTCTCACATTGGCGTTACGAAATGTCCTAACCGCCCACTTTTATGTTCCTCGAACATACTTTTCAGATATGACTTTCTAGTTCGGTCCCCACAATTTGAAGGGTGATCTCATCGGCTATTTTTAGCTCCATGCCGTGATACTCAGCCAATCATGACTTATCTTATCGATGACGTCATTTTTATGAATGCGAAGAATGCTGGATGCGAAGAAGGGGagggataaaataaaaaacaattaaatatcaaatggAGAAAACGATATCCAATTTTagactataatatatttaaagcttTTCACAAAACAATCTAAAACACGATCAATGAAATAAGAATCTGCAAAAAAGGAATTCGATTAAAAgctttgttaataatttaataacaaaaattaaaagcactTATTTTCCCCATTAATTTATACTATCTAATTTGAttctgatatttatttaaaaaaaaagtaacatcaGAATGGTTCTTACTATTTATTCTGAAAAATGAGACCtgaaaatgtgaaaataatttgacagtGACACTGACAACATAAACTAAAGTTACAGCCCAtcatatgaaataaatcaCAACTCGCTAACTTGCTTCGGaagatatttgatttttttaattaagttactgCGAGGGATGCTGGAAATATAGGATTTATCAATTCTGTTAGCCTGTAAAAATCACAGAGGAAAGCGGATTCAAATAGTATCGGTATCCTCGCAATAAAACACGATGTCTGGTAAAAAATGCAAGCATTGCGGTTCCTCAGAAATAGAAGTAGACCCGGCCCGAGGCGATGCTGTGTGCACGAACTGTGGCTCAGTTCTAGAGGATAACATAATAGTTTCAGAAGTTGAGTTTCAAGAAAACGCACATGGTGGTTCTTCAGCTATTGGTCAATTCGTATCCGCTGAGTCAAAAGGCGGAGCTTCGGGATTCGGAAGAGGTAATTAGTTCaggactgaattttttttttaacatcttaGTTACCTTCTACTACAAATcttcttttaaaatgattaattacctgtcatatttatttccttttacCATTATTTTGGCATGTTTACCCCTGCAATCAATTTGTCCGAAATAACTGACCACCAAATATTGTCtggttgtttttgtttcataatatAAGATGGCAAATAAACTAGCAGCCACCTAATTTTGCCAAAATAGTGAAGTAaacactgcccatagacatcctcaTTTACTGATGCATTGACTAACTTTAACAGATCAAGGAGGGGACTCACAAAAAGTTTGATAGCCTTTCTAAGTGTCCCCTCCTCTGGCAAATAAACTTTTCCTTCCCACAATTCACTTCATGCTTTATTTCTGTATGGTTGTGGTAGTACACTGTAGCCTATTTATACAAAAGATTTTGTTGTAGCTGGCTTAAccacttatataaaattcagtACTGACTGCTCACTATgtttgaaatacattttttttatttttttagcttaTGTAGGCATAGGACAAGAGTCAAGAGAGGTTACATTGAGAAAAGCAAGAGAAGGCATCACAGCTTTGTGCCAGCAACTTCGTCTTAATCAGCAATGCATTGATATTGCCTGCAATTTCTTTAAGATGGCATTGTCTCGTCACTTAACAATTGGACGCCCAGCTAACCTTACTCAAGCTGCTTGTGTGTATATGACATGCAGAACTGAAGGCACTGCACgtatccttttttttaaatcaatttcattATAAGATAAGGTtaccattttattaattgatgtAATCTGAACtaagttattttcatatatatttatataaaacagatATTTCCATTGTTTTCAATGGAAAATccaacttttatttagcaactAGACAagtagaattttaatttacttgttCAACTAATGAAAAGTTACCTAGTAAGTATTTCATACATAGaaagttttattgtattgtagcacagcaaagttaatatttctttaacaaattaatccAGATCTTTTGATTGACATTAGTGATGCTCTTCAAATATGCTGCTACCAACTTGGACGCATCTACTTCAAGTTGTCCCGCAAACTTTGCATTAACATACCTCCTACAggtaagtgtttttttatataccataaggtggcaaatgagcgagctgccacctgaattcgcagAAATAGTGACTGCTACTGTTGTTTATATAACTTGTTTTATGTCCTGACTTCACACAAGGTCATAATTTGATACAATAAATCTTATtcattacattattacaatcTGATTTGTTAGTTAATAGTTTATTCCTATACACATTCATTCTTAGATttctgtttattaatattaaatttatatttagtctTAAAACAATGCTAGTGCATACCTTTATTtcacttatattaaaattaatttgtataaaaatttaaatctaatttgtAGTGGTTTTGAAAGCATTGAAGCAGCACAtcatacttattaatttaaatgaaatattttaaaggatcaaaataaagttgtatttataatagaaattaaaatagtataatatatcCAAGCCGATAATATAGCCATGAACTGAACTAGATTATAAGGttcatgaataaaaaaacgaaatacaaaatcaagccattaatttattgcaatgaaaattttgtatgaattatGACGTAGCTGCCTTACACCTATGAATTTATAGAGAGCTATTACAACACCCATATCACATTTTTAGGTACTTATTTGCTATCCAAGATCAACAATATACACaagatttttaatatccaacaaaataatttaacatttggGAATGatgcataatataaatattcaaatattctcTTTGAATCGTGATGAAATGTAAACCTACTTAACTATACTGAGTAATAATTGAGATATCGTCTTCTATTCAATCGTCAGTCATCACTTGCATTGGGATTTGGTAGGGAAGTATTCATGGTAGGTCCATAGTAGATGAGTTCAGGTATTTGTCCTCCTTGTACTCCCGTTCCATTAGTACTCTCCGATGAACAATGGAATTGAAAAGTCACTGTCCCCATATAAACTTCACTTAGACCTTCTTGCCCAAAATAACTTAGTTCACTGCCATCAAGAATCGCAGATGCTGTATAGAAACATTCTGGTTCAATTTGTATTGGATTTTCAAAGTAAACATGGAAAGTGTTACTTGATCCATCAGAGAAGAATTTAGTATTGTTTTCAGCTAGTACTCTGCCTAAACGCTTCAActcaattttaacattataatctGCTGCACCATTCGAAGATCCATATAGTCCAAATCCGACAACAAAAATTCTCTTGTCCACACAGAATTGTATTGAATCACAGCGGCCACGGTACCTCCATTGATTGCTGCGGTATGCACATGACTGGAATCTATGGCAAATctgaaaaatcaataaaaattgttagttatatgtttttcaataacattGATGAACTGTAAAGAATGCTATGAGTTTACCTGAGCTTTAAGTCCAGCTCTTTGTTTGATGGGATATGAGAGTTGTGGCTTATTAGCTGCAGTGAAATGTAGAAATATGTCAATTGTTTCTTGTGGAGTTAAGATACCCAGTTGTGCAGCACTGTTAGCAAATTCCTCTAATGTCATAGTGGGGAagcgaattaaatatatggcACTGCCCAGCATAGCTCGCTTATTTGCTGGAGTGGTCTCTATTTCCCGGCGCACGCATTCCGCCTGGGCCCATGCCAAAGCAGCTTCAAATAGGTTaatttctttagagtttagcgTTTCTCTGGCTAATACCGACTCCAGAGTTGAGACATCAATATCAACAAACCCTTCAGATGTCAGGGCAATCTCCGCCtacaatgaaattataacTGATGTTACTTAAGGTGACGGGTTCATTAAAACTGCAATACAATTTGGTCAATAGTTTATTCAGATCTTTATGAAGATTCAAATAATACAAGATCACATTTGACACTAACATCAATTACATACTTGACACTTATCATGTAGACAACAACCacttacaaaatgtattgcagttaatatatttaataactataattaCATGGAACATCAAGAcgtaatcttttaaattaattggaaTGGTAAATAACTTTCAAGgtcaataacaaataattaatttttacaaatcacAACCAAAATTTGAGTATTCCGTTTGTCAAcaacttacatttaaaattaacaaaaactatGAAGATTATCTGAGGATAAATCTTTACATTCCGGACTTGAAAAGTTTCGACTAGATGATTCAGAGAGCTCCATTGTTAAACTACTATAAGATGAGGATGGATTGAGACAGATGGTTCTTAAATTTTCAGTTGACTCACATACCTGAGCATCAATTACTTCCCAGCACCTC includes the following:
- the LOC106721654 gene encoding BTB/POZ domain-containing protein 6 isoform X4 produces the protein MSNLCSRIVSKPPKRLQDNRDSMSVAQTNTWMNENINNGGGISLSPPHTVSQRETATQVSQCYSGPPSPCGSSSSASSPTVSPAPPPGTATLDPNWQATKPTVRERNAAMFNNQLMADITFIVGSPGHTQIIPAHKYVLATGSSVFYAMFYGGLAECKPEIEVPDVEPSAFLTLLKYLYCDEIQLEADTVLSTLYVAKKYFVPHLARACVNYLETSLTAKNACLLLSQSRFFEEPELMQRCWEVIDAQAEIALTSEGFVDIDVSTLESVLARETLNSKEINLFEAALAWAQAECVRREIETTPANKRAMLGSAIYLIRFPTMTLEEFANSAAQLGILTPQETIDIFLHFTAANKPQLSYPIKQRAGLKAQICHRFQSCAYRSNQWRYRGRCDSIQFCVDKRIFVVGFGLYGSSNGAADYNVKIELKRLGRVLAENNTKFFSDGSSNTFHVYFENPIQIEPECFYTASAILDGSELSYFGQEGLSEVYMGTVTFQFHCSSESTNGTGVQGGQIPELIYYGPTMNTSLPNPNASDD
- the LOC106721654 gene encoding BTB/POZ domain-containing protein 6 isoform X3; its protein translation is MSNLCSRIVSKPPKRLQDNRDSMSVAQTNTWMNAENINNGGGISLSPPHTVSQRETATQVSQCYSGPPSPCGSSSSASSPTVSPAPPPGTATLDPNWQATKPTVRERNAAMFNNQLMADITFIVGSPGHTQIIPAHKYVLATGSSVFYAMFYGGLAECKPEIEVPDVEPSAFLTLLKYLYCDEIQLEADTVLSTLYVAKKYFVPHLARACVNYLETSLTAKNACLLLSQSRFFEEPELMQRCWEVIDAQAEIALTSEGFVDIDVSTLESVLARETLNSKEINLFEAALAWAQAECVRREIETTPANKRAMLGSAIYLIRFPTMTLEEFANSAAQLGILTPQETIDIFLHFTAANKPQLSYPIKQRAGLKAQICHRFQSCAYRSNQWRYRGRCDSIQFCVDKRIFVVGFGLYGSSNGAADYNVKIELKRLGRVLAENNTKFFSDGSSNTFHVYFENPIQIEPECFYTASAILDGSELSYFGQEGLSEVYMGTVTFQFHCSSESTNGTGVQGGQIPELIYYGPTMNTSLPNPNASDD
- the LOC106721654 gene encoding BTB/POZ domain-containing protein 6 isoform X5, which produces MSVAQTNTWMNAENINNGGGISLSPPHTVSQRETATQVSQCYSGPPSPCGSSSSASSPTVSPAPPPGTATLDPNWQATKPTVRERNAAMFNNQLMADITFIVGSPGHTQIIPAHKYVLATGSSVFYAMFYGGLAECKPEIEVPDVEPSAFLTLLKYLYCDEIQLEADTVLSTLYVAKKYFVPHLARACVNYLETSLTAKNACLLLSQSRFFEEPELMQRCWEVIDAQAEIALTSEGFVDIDVSTLESVLARETLNSKEINLFEAALAWAQAECVRREIETTPANKRAMLGSAIYLIRFPTMTLEEFANSAAQLGILTPQETIDIFLHFTAANKPQLSYPIKQRAGLKAQICHRFQSCAYRSNQWRYRGRCDSIQFCVDKRIFVVGFGLYGSSNGAADYNVKIELKRLGRVLAENNTKFFSDGSSNTFHVYFENPIQIEPECFYTASAILDGSELSYFGQEGLSEVYMGTVTFQFHCSSESTNGTGVQGGQIPELIYYGPTMNTSLPNPNASDD
- the LOC106721654 gene encoding BTB/POZ domain-containing protein 6 isoform X1, whose product is MKGRPPLPPRKIPVLLGKLFLRWIFTKADLVFFVYRLFWYAFQSRSPMNSSVDFFESLIDEDGRFAELNCQEPSHRDHQNTRSRPLVQAENINNGGGISLSPPHTVSQRETATQVSQCYSGPPSPCGSSSSASSPTVSPAPPPGTATLDPNWQATKPTVRERNAAMFNNQLMADITFIVGSPGHTQIIPAHKYVLATGSSVFYAMFYGGLAECKPEIEVPDVEPSAFLTLLKYLYCDEIQLEADTVLSTLYVAKKYFVPHLARACVNYLETSLTAKNACLLLSQSRFFEEPELMQRCWEVIDAQAEIALTSEGFVDIDVSTLESVLARETLNSKEINLFEAALAWAQAECVRREIETTPANKRAMLGSAIYLIRFPTMTLEEFANSAAQLGILTPQETIDIFLHFTAANKPQLSYPIKQRAGLKAQICHRFQSCAYRSNQWRYRGRCDSIQFCVDKRIFVVGFGLYGSSNGAADYNVKIELKRLGRVLAENNTKFFSDGSSNTFHVYFENPIQIEPECFYTASAILDGSELSYFGQEGLSEVYMGTVTFQFHCSSESTNGTGVQGGQIPELIYYGPTMNTSLPNPNASDD
- the LOC106721654 gene encoding BTB/POZ domain-containing protein 6 isoform X2; translated protein: MKGRPPLPPRKIPVLLGKLFLRWIFTKADLVFFVYRLFWYAFQSRSPMNSSVDFFESLIDEDGRFAELNCQEPSHRDHQNTRSRPLVQENINNGGGISLSPPHTVSQRETATQVSQCYSGPPSPCGSSSSASSPTVSPAPPPGTATLDPNWQATKPTVRERNAAMFNNQLMADITFIVGSPGHTQIIPAHKYVLATGSSVFYAMFYGGLAECKPEIEVPDVEPSAFLTLLKYLYCDEIQLEADTVLSTLYVAKKYFVPHLARACVNYLETSLTAKNACLLLSQSRFFEEPELMQRCWEVIDAQAEIALTSEGFVDIDVSTLESVLARETLNSKEINLFEAALAWAQAECVRREIETTPANKRAMLGSAIYLIRFPTMTLEEFANSAAQLGILTPQETIDIFLHFTAANKPQLSYPIKQRAGLKAQICHRFQSCAYRSNQWRYRGRCDSIQFCVDKRIFVVGFGLYGSSNGAADYNVKIELKRLGRVLAENNTKFFSDGSSNTFHVYFENPIQIEPECFYTASAILDGSELSYFGQEGLSEVYMGTVTFQFHCSSESTNGTGVQGGQIPELIYYGPTMNTSLPNPNASDD